Proteins co-encoded in one Rudaeicoccus suwonensis genomic window:
- a CDS encoding sterol carrier family protein — MAQRKIDPHTGRAAVQAWMGDETVDRQTLATAVRFTLQELALQAPGRSVEVRVPPYGAVQVIEGLTHRRGTPPNVVELQADSWLRLVVGDATWGQAEAAGWVSASGSRADLSAYLPLMRRA, encoded by the coding sequence GTGGCGCAGCGCAAGATCGACCCACACACCGGGCGTGCAGCGGTGCAGGCGTGGATGGGCGATGAGACGGTCGACCGGCAGACGCTCGCGACCGCGGTGCGTTTCACCCTCCAGGAGCTGGCGCTGCAGGCTCCAGGGCGCAGCGTCGAGGTGAGAGTGCCGCCATACGGCGCGGTGCAGGTCATCGAGGGGCTGACACATCGACGCGGAACGCCACCGAACGTCGTGGAATTGCAGGCAGATTCATGGCTTCGTCTGGTGGTCGGTGATGCCACGTGGGGGCAGGCGGAGGCGGCGGGTTGGGTCTCGGCGTCGGGCTCGCGAGCCGACCTGTCGGCATACCTGCCGTTGATGCGGCGCGCATAG
- a CDS encoding spermidine synthase, translating to MPHAESNSEQFGFVTDERGGVTVMRDGHPQSHVDLADPGLLVFEYVAQLALGIDLLPPGPIGVTHIGGAGLTLARYIQHTRPGSPQIVLEPDAALTEEVRRQLPLPRGHRIRIRPVDGASGLAALRDSSADAVVLDAYDGGRVPADLVTDAALGGFARVLKPGGLALLNLADEPNRRHVARVLAGVAAQWRHQVVLATNDVMKGRRFGNYVVIASNSPIDVDEVRRRAIRLAAPTAVRPGGELRKQARPFTVDDAESSPPPSDSGHWRRS from the coding sequence GTGCCGCATGCCGAGAGTAATTCTGAACAGTTCGGCTTCGTCACCGACGAACGCGGCGGCGTCACGGTCATGCGCGACGGGCATCCGCAGTCGCACGTCGACCTAGCCGACCCGGGCCTGCTCGTCTTCGAGTATGTCGCCCAGCTCGCCCTCGGCATCGACCTGCTGCCGCCCGGCCCGATCGGCGTCACCCACATCGGCGGCGCCGGTCTCACCCTCGCCCGCTACATCCAGCACACCCGCCCCGGCTCGCCGCAGATCGTGCTCGAGCCGGACGCCGCGCTGACCGAGGAGGTCCGCCGACAACTGCCGCTACCTCGTGGTCACCGCATCCGGATCCGGCCGGTCGACGGTGCCAGCGGGCTCGCGGCGCTGCGGGATTCGTCCGCCGACGCCGTCGTCCTCGACGCGTATGACGGTGGCCGCGTGCCGGCCGACCTGGTGACCGACGCAGCGTTGGGTGGCTTCGCGCGGGTGCTGAAACCAGGTGGCCTGGCACTGCTGAACCTCGCTGACGAGCCGAACCGGCGCCACGTCGCGCGAGTGCTGGCAGGAGTCGCAGCACAGTGGCGACACCAGGTCGTGCTCGCCACCAATGACGTGATGAAGGGTCGCCGTTTCGGCAACTACGTTGTGATCGCTTCCAATTCGCCCATCGACGTCGACGAGGTGAGGCGGCGCGCCATACGCCTCGCAGCTCCGACCGCAGTGCGACCCGGTGGCGAATTGCGAAAACAGGCAAGGCCGTTCA
- a CDS encoding LLM class flavin-dependent oxidoreductase, protein MRFGITILPEHRWSEAEPKWRAAEDMGFDHAWTYDHLVWAGLPDAPWFGTTPTLTAAALATKTIRLGTFVTSPNFRHPVTFSRDVLALDDISGGRFMCGMGTGGDLDSRLLGEALTLRERTDRFAEFVVLLDRMLTSDHVSFDGAFFAADDARSLPGCVQQPRVPFLIAANGPKSLRLAAENGQGWITYGKAADTDEQWWQGLSELSARLDDALAAAGRSDDAAFERHLSVDGRPQFSLESVDRFEDLAGRAAEAGFTDMTIHWPRPDAPYAGSLRTLEAVAAQSLPRFQRQ, encoded by the coding sequence ATGCGATTCGGGATCACGATTCTGCCGGAACACCGCTGGAGTGAGGCCGAGCCGAAGTGGCGGGCCGCGGAGGACATGGGTTTCGACCATGCGTGGACCTATGACCACCTGGTGTGGGCCGGACTGCCGGATGCGCCGTGGTTCGGCACCACCCCGACACTCACGGCTGCGGCGCTCGCGACGAAGACCATCCGGCTCGGGACGTTCGTGACGTCGCCGAATTTCCGTCACCCCGTGACCTTTTCGCGGGACGTGCTTGCGCTCGACGACATCTCCGGCGGGCGGTTCATGTGCGGGATGGGCACCGGGGGAGACCTGGATTCCAGACTGCTCGGCGAGGCGTTGACCCTGCGCGAACGCACCGACCGGTTCGCGGAGTTCGTGGTCTTGCTGGACCGGATGCTGACCTCGGATCACGTGAGCTTCGATGGGGCCTTCTTCGCCGCCGACGATGCGCGTTCGCTGCCGGGGTGTGTGCAGCAACCGCGGGTGCCCTTCCTGATCGCGGCCAACGGGCCAAAGTCGCTGCGGCTGGCTGCCGAGAACGGTCAGGGCTGGATCACCTACGGCAAGGCCGCCGACACCGATGAGCAGTGGTGGCAGGGGCTTTCGGAGTTGAGTGCCCGCCTCGACGACGCGTTGGCGGCTGCAGGACGCAGCGACGACGCGGCGTTCGAGCGTCACCTGAGCGTCGACGGCCGCCCGCAGTTCTCGCTGGAGAGTGTCGATCGGTTCGAAGATCTTGCTGGGCGCGCCGCGGAGGCAGGCTTCACCGACATGACGATCCACTGGCCGCGCCCAGACGCGCCGTATGCCGGATCGTTGCGCACCTTGGAAGCCGTTGCGGCACAGTCGCTTCCGCGGTTCCAGAGACAGTAA